In Bactrocera oleae isolate idBacOlea1 chromosome 5, idBacOlea1, whole genome shotgun sequence, a genomic segment contains:
- the LOC106616827 gene encoding uncharacterized protein isoform X24 — protein MRSASYTIYKLRTAKPIWLKIENCEKKMVFIALIVALLQAASTEGSNQEPSLDDVPLSIYVDASKEIDYFISLAKSIDEKQRILEEALARLSAEVKATEERWNERMSAVVKATEERWNESVSAEVKATEERWNERLSAEVKETQWLIESKIFRMAAAVKATEERWNKRLSAEVKETQRLNERMSAVVKATEERWNERLSAEVKETQWLIESKIFRMSVAVKATEERWNKRLSAEVKATEERWTEKMSILENKFKNLSNQLTKSPDIATLHKRPAELACEKITSKLQSIGVTSITDVAVHLGAFTEGGFKLWELCYFALIDTRFVLTAADCLSSHNVTTLELNLYIVLKKVKAIHIHPEFSINPALNNIGLIEMNSEVEYTFDLYPACMYTSAFNPKSGLMERGTKVQIVADSECLNKHTTQLLPNQMCVKSLTHNCRQKGEPIFVLNEETFSKHQLVGIIGKRSCIDEPYVITNVFAYLDFIESIVWPKKEN, from the exons AgaattgcgaaaaaaaaatgGTATTTATTGCACTCATCGTCGCGCTTCTCCAAGCGGCGAGCACAGAGGGATCTAACCAGGAGCCTTCTCTGGACGATGTGCCACTTTCAATTTATGTAGATGCCAGTAAGGAAATAGACTATTTTATTAGCTTGGCGAAATCAATCGATGAAAAACAAAGAATTTTAGAGGAGGCATTGGCAAG GCTGTCAGCGGAAGTCAAAGCAACGGAGGAAAGGTGGAATGAAAG gATGTCGGCGGTAGTCAAAGCAACGGAGGAAAGGTGGAATGAAAG cgTGTCGGCGGAAGTCAAAGCAACGGAGGAAAGGTGGAATGAAAG GCTGTCGGCGGAAGTCAAAGAAACGCAGTGGTTGATTGAAAG CAAAATTTTCAGGATGGCGGCTGCAGTCAAAGCAACGGAGGAAAGGTGGAATAAAAG gctGTCAGCGGAAGTCAAAGAAACGCAGAGGTTGAATGAAAG gATGTCGGCGGTAGTCAAAGCAACGGAGGAAAGGTGGAATGAAAG GCTGTCGGCGGAAGTCAAAGAAACGCAGTGGTTGATTGAAAG CAAAATTTTCAGGATGTCGGTGGCAGTCAAAGCAACGGAGGAAAGGTGGAATAAAAG gctGTCAGCGGAAGTCAAAGCAACGGAGGAAAGGTGGACTGAAAAAATGtctattttggaaaataaatttaaaaatttaagcaacCAGCTGACAAAAAG TCCCGATATTGCCACTCTTCATAAACGTCCAGCAGAGCTTG cttGCGAGAAGATAACAAGTAAACTACAATCGATTGGAGTGACAAGTATTACTGATGTAGCCGTTCACTTAGGTGCCTTTACTGAAGGTGGTTTTAAACTTTGGGAATTATGTTATTTCGCTCTGATCGACACACGTTTTGTGTTAACTGCGGCAGATTGCTTGTCTTCTCATAACGTTACAACGCTGGAACTGAACTTGTACATTGTATTGAAGAAAGTGAAG GCAATTCACATACATCCCGAGTTTTCAATAAATCCGGCGCTTAATAATATTGGGTTGATTGAAATGAACAGTGAAGTGGAATACACTTTCGACCTGTATCCAGCTTGTATGTACACATCAGCATTCAATCCAAAGAGTG GCCTCATGGAAAGAGGTACGAAAGTTCAGATTGTGGCAGACTCGGAATGTCTTAATAAGCATACTACTCAACTACTCCCCAATCAAATGTGTGTAAAGAGCTTGACTCACAATTGCCGTCAGAAGGGTGAACCAATATTTGTTCTAAACGAAGAAACATTCAGCAAACACCAGCTGGTCGGAATTATAGGAAAGCGATCTTGCATTGATGAACCCTATGTGATAACAAATGTGTTTGCATACTTAGACTTTATAGAAAGCATTGTCTGGccgaaaaaagaaaattga
- the LOC106616827 gene encoding utrophin isoform X4, translating to MRSASYTIYKLRTAKPIWLKIENCEKKMVFIALIVALLQAASTEGSNQEPSLDDVPLSIYVDASKEIDYFISLAKSIDEKQRILEEALARLSAEVKATEERWNERLSAEVKETQRLNERMSAVVKATEERWNESVSAEVKATEERWNERMSVVVKATEERWNESVSAEVKATEERWNERLSAEVKETQWLIESKIFRMAAAVKATEERWNKRMSAVVKATEERWNERLSAEVKETQWLIESKIFRMSVAVKATEERWNKRLSAEVKATEERWTEKMSILENKFKNLSNQLTKSPDIATLHKRPAELACEKITSKLQSIGVTSITDVAVHLGAFTEGGFKLWELCYFALIDTRFVLTAADCLSSHNVTTLELNLYIVLKKVKAIHIHPEFSINPALNNIGLIEMNSEVEYTFDLYPACMYTSAFNPKSGLMERGTKVQIVADSECLNKHTTQLLPNQMCVKSLTHNCRQKGEPIFVLNEETFSKHQLVGIIGKRSCIDEPYVITNVFAYLDFIESIVWPKKEN from the exons AgaattgcgaaaaaaaaatgGTATTTATTGCACTCATCGTCGCGCTTCTCCAAGCGGCGAGCACAGAGGGATCTAACCAGGAGCCTTCTCTGGACGATGTGCCACTTTCAATTTATGTAGATGCCAGTAAGGAAATAGACTATTTTATTAGCTTGGCGAAATCAATCGATGAAAAACAAAGAATTTTAGAGGAGGCATTGGCAAG GCTGTCAGCGGAAGTCAAAGCAACGGAGGAAAGGTGGAATGAAAG gctGTCAGCGGAGGTCAAAGAAACGCAGAGGTTGAATGAAAG gATGTCGGCGGTAGTCAAAGCAACGGAGGAAAGGTGGAATGAAAG cgTGTCGGCGGAAGTCAAAGCAACGGAGGAAAGGTGGAATGAAAG gATGTCGGTGGTAGTCAAAGCAACGGAGGAAAGGTGGAATGAAAG cgTGTCGGCGGAAGTCAAAGCAACGGAGGAAAGGTGGAATGAAAG GCTGTCGGCGGAAGTCAAAGAAACGCAGTGGTTGATTGAAAG CAAAATTTTCAGGATGGCGGCTGCAGTCAAAGCAACGGAGGAAAGGTGGAATAAAAG gATGTCGGCGGTAGTCAAAGCAACGGAGGAAAGGTGGAATGAAAG GCTGTCGGCGGAAGTCAAAGAAACGCAGTGGTTGATTGAAAG CAAAATTTTCAGGATGTCGGTGGCAGTCAAAGCAACGGAGGAAAGGTGGAATAAAAG gctGTCAGCGGAAGTCAAAGCAACGGAGGAAAGGTGGACTGAAAAAATGtctattttggaaaataaatttaaaaatttaagcaacCAGCTGACAAAAAG TCCCGATATTGCCACTCTTCATAAACGTCCAGCAGAGCTTG cttGCGAGAAGATAACAAGTAAACTACAATCGATTGGAGTGACAAGTATTACTGATGTAGCCGTTCACTTAGGTGCCTTTACTGAAGGTGGTTTTAAACTTTGGGAATTATGTTATTTCGCTCTGATCGACACACGTTTTGTGTTAACTGCGGCAGATTGCTTGTCTTCTCATAACGTTACAACGCTGGAACTGAACTTGTACATTGTATTGAAGAAAGTGAAG GCAATTCACATACATCCCGAGTTTTCAATAAATCCGGCGCTTAATAATATTGGGTTGATTGAAATGAACAGTGAAGTGGAATACACTTTCGACCTGTATCCAGCTTGTATGTACACATCAGCATTCAATCCAAAGAGTG GCCTCATGGAAAGAGGTACGAAAGTTCAGATTGTGGCAGACTCGGAATGTCTTAATAAGCATACTACTCAACTACTCCCCAATCAAATGTGTGTAAAGAGCTTGACTCACAATTGCCGTCAGAAGGGTGAACCAATATTTGTTCTAAACGAAGAAACATTCAGCAAACACCAGCTGGTCGGAATTATAGGAAAGCGATCTTGCATTGATGAACCCTATGTGATAACAAATGTGTTTGCATACTTAGACTTTATAGAAAGCATTGTCTGGccgaaaaaagaaaattga
- the LOC106616827 gene encoding uncharacterized protein isoform X35, with amino-acid sequence MRSASYTIYKLRTAKPIWLKIENCEKKMVFIALIVALLQAASTEGSNQEPSLDDVPLSIYVDASKEIDYFISLAKSIDEKQRILEEALARLSAEVKATEERWNERLSAEVKETQRLNERMSAVVKATEERWNESVSAEVKATEERWNERMSVVVKATEERWNERMSAVVKATEERWNERLSAEVKETQWLIESKIFRMSVAVKATEERWNKRLSAEVKATEERWTEKMSILENKFKNLSNQLTKSPDIATLHKRPAELACEKITSKLQSIGVTSITDVAVHLGAFTEGGFKLWELCYFALIDTRFVLTAADCLSSHNVTTLELNLYIVLKKVKAIHIHPEFSINPALNNIGLIEMNSEVEYTFDLYPACMYTSAFNPKSGLMERGTKVQIVADSECLNKHTTQLLPNQMCVKSLTHNCRQKGEPIFVLNEETFSKHQLVGIIGKRSCIDEPYVITNVFAYLDFIESIVWPKKEN; translated from the exons AgaattgcgaaaaaaaaatgGTATTTATTGCACTCATCGTCGCGCTTCTCCAAGCGGCGAGCACAGAGGGATCTAACCAGGAGCCTTCTCTGGACGATGTGCCACTTTCAATTTATGTAGATGCCAGTAAGGAAATAGACTATTTTATTAGCTTGGCGAAATCAATCGATGAAAAACAAAGAATTTTAGAGGAGGCATTGGCAAG GCTGTCAGCGGAAGTCAAAGCAACGGAGGAAAGGTGGAATGAAAG gctGTCAGCGGAGGTCAAAGAAACGCAGAGGTTGAATGAAAG gATGTCGGCGGTAGTCAAAGCAACGGAGGAAAGGTGGAATGAAAG cgTGTCGGCGGAAGTCAAAGCAACGGAGGAAAGGTGGAATGAAAG gATGTCGGTGGTAGTCAAAGCAACGGAGGAAAGGTGGAATGAAAG gATGTCGGCGGTAGTCAAAGCAACGGAGGAAAGGTGGAATGAAAG GCTGTCGGCGGAAGTCAAAGAAACGCAGTGGTTGATTGAAAG CAAAATTTTCAGGATGTCGGTGGCAGTCAAAGCAACGGAGGAAAGGTGGAATAAAAG gctGTCAGCGGAAGTCAAAGCAACGGAGGAAAGGTGGACTGAAAAAATGtctattttggaaaataaatttaaaaatttaagcaacCAGCTGACAAAAAG TCCCGATATTGCCACTCTTCATAAACGTCCAGCAGAGCTTG cttGCGAGAAGATAACAAGTAAACTACAATCGATTGGAGTGACAAGTATTACTGATGTAGCCGTTCACTTAGGTGCCTTTACTGAAGGTGGTTTTAAACTTTGGGAATTATGTTATTTCGCTCTGATCGACACACGTTTTGTGTTAACTGCGGCAGATTGCTTGTCTTCTCATAACGTTACAACGCTGGAACTGAACTTGTACATTGTATTGAAGAAAGTGAAG GCAATTCACATACATCCCGAGTTTTCAATAAATCCGGCGCTTAATAATATTGGGTTGATTGAAATGAACAGTGAAGTGGAATACACTTTCGACCTGTATCCAGCTTGTATGTACACATCAGCATTCAATCCAAAGAGTG GCCTCATGGAAAGAGGTACGAAAGTTCAGATTGTGGCAGACTCGGAATGTCTTAATAAGCATACTACTCAACTACTCCCCAATCAAATGTGTGTAAAGAGCTTGACTCACAATTGCCGTCAGAAGGGTGAACCAATATTTGTTCTAAACGAAGAAACATTCAGCAAACACCAGCTGGTCGGAATTATAGGAAAGCGATCTTGCATTGATGAACCCTATGTGATAACAAATGTGTTTGCATACTTAGACTTTATAGAAAGCATTGTCTGGccgaaaaaagaaaattga
- the LOC106616827 gene encoding uncharacterized protein isoform X36: protein MRSASYTIYKLRTAKPIWLKIENCEKKMVFIALIVALLQAASTEGSNQEPSLDDVPLSIYVDASKEIDYFISLAKSIDEKQRILEEALARLSAEVKATEERWNERLSAEVKETQRLNERMSAVVKATEERWNESVSAEVKATEERWNERMSVVVKATEERWNESVSAEVKATEERWNERMSAVVKATEERWNERMSVAVKATEERWNKRLSAEVKATEERWTEKMSILENKFKNLSNQLTKSPDIATLHKRPAELACEKITSKLQSIGVTSITDVAVHLGAFTEGGFKLWELCYFALIDTRFVLTAADCLSSHNVTTLELNLYIVLKKVKAIHIHPEFSINPALNNIGLIEMNSEVEYTFDLYPACMYTSAFNPKSGLMERGTKVQIVADSECLNKHTTQLLPNQMCVKSLTHNCRQKGEPIFVLNEETFSKHQLVGIIGKRSCIDEPYVITNVFAYLDFIESIVWPKKEN, encoded by the exons AgaattgcgaaaaaaaaatgGTATTTATTGCACTCATCGTCGCGCTTCTCCAAGCGGCGAGCACAGAGGGATCTAACCAGGAGCCTTCTCTGGACGATGTGCCACTTTCAATTTATGTAGATGCCAGTAAGGAAATAGACTATTTTATTAGCTTGGCGAAATCAATCGATGAAAAACAAAGAATTTTAGAGGAGGCATTGGCAAG GCTGTCAGCGGAAGTCAAAGCAACGGAGGAAAGGTGGAATGAAAG gctGTCAGCGGAGGTCAAAGAAACGCAGAGGTTGAATGAAAG gATGTCGGCGGTAGTCAAAGCAACGGAGGAAAGGTGGAATGAAAG cgTGTCGGCGGAAGTCAAAGCAACGGAGGAAAGGTGGAATGAAAG gATGTCGGTGGTAGTCAAAGCAACGGAGGAAAGGTGGAATGAAAG cgTGTCGGCGGAAGTCAAAGCAACGGAGGAAAGGTGGAATGAAAG gATGTCGGCGGTAGTCAAAGCAACGGAGGAAAGGTGGAATGAAAG GATGTCGGTGGCAGTCAAAGCAACGGAGGAAAGGTGGAATAAAAG gctGTCAGCGGAAGTCAAAGCAACGGAGGAAAGGTGGACTGAAAAAATGtctattttggaaaataaatttaaaaatttaagcaacCAGCTGACAAAAAG TCCCGATATTGCCACTCTTCATAAACGTCCAGCAGAGCTTG cttGCGAGAAGATAACAAGTAAACTACAATCGATTGGAGTGACAAGTATTACTGATGTAGCCGTTCACTTAGGTGCCTTTACTGAAGGTGGTTTTAAACTTTGGGAATTATGTTATTTCGCTCTGATCGACACACGTTTTGTGTTAACTGCGGCAGATTGCTTGTCTTCTCATAACGTTACAACGCTGGAACTGAACTTGTACATTGTATTGAAGAAAGTGAAG GCAATTCACATACATCCCGAGTTTTCAATAAATCCGGCGCTTAATAATATTGGGTTGATTGAAATGAACAGTGAAGTGGAATACACTTTCGACCTGTATCCAGCTTGTATGTACACATCAGCATTCAATCCAAAGAGTG GCCTCATGGAAAGAGGTACGAAAGTTCAGATTGTGGCAGACTCGGAATGTCTTAATAAGCATACTACTCAACTACTCCCCAATCAAATGTGTGTAAAGAGCTTGACTCACAATTGCCGTCAGAAGGGTGAACCAATATTTGTTCTAAACGAAGAAACATTCAGCAAACACCAGCTGGTCGGAATTATAGGAAAGCGATCTTGCATTGATGAACCCTATGTGATAACAAATGTGTTTGCATACTTAGACTTTATAGAAAGCATTGTCTGGccgaaaaaagaaaattga
- the LOC106616827 gene encoding uncharacterized protein isoform X37, whose protein sequence is MRSASYTIYKLRTAKPIWLKIENCEKKMVFIALIVALLQAASTEGSNQEPSLDDVPLSIYVDASKEIDYFISLAKSIDEKQRILEEALARLSAEVKATEERWNERLSAEVKETQRLNERMSAVVKATEERWNERMSVVVKATEERWNERMSAVVKATEERWNERLSAEVKETQWLIESKIFRMSVAVKATEERWNKRLSAEVKATEERWTEKMSILENKFKNLSNQLTKSPDIATLHKRPAELACEKITSKLQSIGVTSITDVAVHLGAFTEGGFKLWELCYFALIDTRFVLTAADCLSSHNVTTLELNLYIVLKKVKAIHIHPEFSINPALNNIGLIEMNSEVEYTFDLYPACMYTSAFNPKSGLMERGTKVQIVADSECLNKHTTQLLPNQMCVKSLTHNCRQKGEPIFVLNEETFSKHQLVGIIGKRSCIDEPYVITNVFAYLDFIESIVWPKKEN, encoded by the exons AgaattgcgaaaaaaaaatgGTATTTATTGCACTCATCGTCGCGCTTCTCCAAGCGGCGAGCACAGAGGGATCTAACCAGGAGCCTTCTCTGGACGATGTGCCACTTTCAATTTATGTAGATGCCAGTAAGGAAATAGACTATTTTATTAGCTTGGCGAAATCAATCGATGAAAAACAAAGAATTTTAGAGGAGGCATTGGCAAG GCTGTCAGCGGAAGTCAAAGCAACGGAGGAAAGGTGGAATGAAAG gctGTCAGCGGAGGTCAAAGAAACGCAGAGGTTGAATGAAAG gATGTCGGCGGTAGTCAAAGCAACGGAGGAAAGGTGGAATGAAAG gATGTCGGTGGTAGTCAAAGCAACGGAGGAAAGGTGGAATGAAAG gATGTCGGCGGTAGTCAAAGCAACGGAGGAAAGGTGGAATGAAAG GCTGTCGGCGGAAGTCAAAGAAACGCAGTGGTTGATTGAAAG CAAAATTTTCAGGATGTCGGTGGCAGTCAAAGCAACGGAGGAAAGGTGGAATAAAAG gctGTCAGCGGAAGTCAAAGCAACGGAGGAAAGGTGGACTGAAAAAATGtctattttggaaaataaatttaaaaatttaagcaacCAGCTGACAAAAAG TCCCGATATTGCCACTCTTCATAAACGTCCAGCAGAGCTTG cttGCGAGAAGATAACAAGTAAACTACAATCGATTGGAGTGACAAGTATTACTGATGTAGCCGTTCACTTAGGTGCCTTTACTGAAGGTGGTTTTAAACTTTGGGAATTATGTTATTTCGCTCTGATCGACACACGTTTTGTGTTAACTGCGGCAGATTGCTTGTCTTCTCATAACGTTACAACGCTGGAACTGAACTTGTACATTGTATTGAAGAAAGTGAAG GCAATTCACATACATCCCGAGTTTTCAATAAATCCGGCGCTTAATAATATTGGGTTGATTGAAATGAACAGTGAAGTGGAATACACTTTCGACCTGTATCCAGCTTGTATGTACACATCAGCATTCAATCCAAAGAGTG GCCTCATGGAAAGAGGTACGAAAGTTCAGATTGTGGCAGACTCGGAATGTCTTAATAAGCATACTACTCAACTACTCCCCAATCAAATGTGTGTAAAGAGCTTGACTCACAATTGCCGTCAGAAGGGTGAACCAATATTTGTTCTAAACGAAGAAACATTCAGCAAACACCAGCTGGTCGGAATTATAGGAAAGCGATCTTGCATTGATGAACCCTATGTGATAACAAATGTGTTTGCATACTTAGACTTTATAGAAAGCATTGTCTGGccgaaaaaagaaaattga